From one Coffea eugenioides isolate CCC68of chromosome 11, Ceug_1.0, whole genome shotgun sequence genomic stretch:
- the LOC113752547 gene encoding putative late blight resistance protein homolog R1A-3: MAYAAVASLVQTLEYLLQFPCLVLEMKKMQAEVVTQRFRQVLLLLKGEPSASSSSGLQQLSEEPKTLASSFEGFLGAVGPHADFLEIKKRTVSLSCGIPKLQEKKPPILTEIGSLEQDLKKFLETTVLDIRTDLFNYVVHQPSREAARKMLRAVDKLKQAIIFFYEVASEITILYQDLFSLLSFLDDSSDKFQDHELLKCIKDVAYRARDLVEECIVDNQVESVKTYLICTLSNSESPSRFLPQAVGKSSLETVVKSVLDGKKGIRRGLVHALQDVQSFKRKTTNIDEKSLRLQGSSIRKAPLSSNKADIVVGLDAELTTILEGLTGLPLGLEIVTISGMGGIGKTTLARKAFNDPYTVYHFYCRAWITVSQVYQVRDLLLGLLSSIARSTDKMVEKSNAQLAEVVYRSLKGMRYMIVMDDMWSIDAWNDIKRCFPDDKNGSRIVVTTRFMEIATNVSPKKPPHCMNLLNTEQSWELLEMLIFGTASCPQELVGVGKKIAKRCRGLPLAIVVVAGVLSRVIREYNYWNNIAEEVSSVVSTDPENCLDILALSYNYLPHHLKACFLYMGIFPEDCEIEVAKLINLWAAEGFLYLDSEKQLEQIGKDYLEDLIGRNLVLVEKKRFGEEVKTCRLHDFLRELCLKEAQKENFMHVIQRRSAKGVQTGTRNQRRLSFHLDPYSDVSAAPAIPHVSSFLCFTLGANIVPDILFFQLGFKLLRVLDIFFLHFDYFPDQILKLIHLRYLALNVTYELPASVSQLRNLQTLVIHGPWLCRESGGSPILLLEYWSMPSLRHVHITAACHLKNPFTVQDNLPRPFASEHLQTLYTIQFSCCTKEVFSVMPHLKKLGICETKEDYSTDSLSQVLNNLVCLQELETLECSFHAQNREVRKNLGLAALPVTIKHLSLSWSYLPWEDMTFIAMLPNLEVLKLKNYAFQGPKWEPTEEGFHSLKHLLIENTDLIHWEAIIVRHFPCLQHLVLKSCKLLEEIPFGVEELGTLQRLEAHYCSEPIENSAKEIQEQIEGIDVIIRSDRNPDSA; this comes from the exons ATGGCCTACGCTGCAGTTGCTTCCCTGGTACAAACGCTGGAGTATCTGCTGCAATTTCCCTGTTTGGTTCTGGAAATGAAGAAGATGCAAGCGGAGGTTGTCACACAGAGATTCCGTCAAGTCTTATTGCTGCTGAAAGGAGAACCCTCAGCTTCGTCGAGCTCAGGTTTACAGCAATTAAGCGAAGAACCTAAAACTCTGGCATCCAGCTTTGAAGGATTTCTTGGGGCAGTTGGTCCGCATGCTGACTTCTTGGAGATCAAGAAAAGAACAGTGTCCTTGAGCTGCGGAATACCAAAATTGCAGGAAAAAAAGCCACCAATTCTGACGGAAATTGGATCTTTGGAGCAAGACCTGAAGAAATTTCTGGAAACCACTGTCCTCGACATCCGGACAGATCTATTCAACTACGTTGTTCATCAACCTTCTCGTGAAGCAGCAAGAAAAATGCTTCGGGCCGTGGATAAGCTCAAACAGGCCATAATCTTTTTCTATGAAGTTGCTTCTGAGATCACAATTCTCTACCAGGATCTTTTCTCCTTGCTGAGTTTTCTTGATGATTCTTCTGATAAATTCCAGGATCATGAATTACTGAAATGCATCAAAGACGTTGCTTATAGAGCAAGAGATCTTGTTGAAGAATGTATCGTGGACAATCAAGTCGAGTCAGTAAAGACGTACCTTATTTGCACTTTGTCCAATAGTGAGTCACCATCTAGATTCCTACCGCAGGCAGTGGGGAAAAGTTCTCTTGAAACTGTGGTCAAGAGTGTCTTAGATGGAAAGAAGGGCATTCGTCGAGGTTTAGTTCATGCATTACAGGATGTTCAATCTTTCAAGAGAAAGACTACAAATATAGATGAAAAGAGTCTAAGATTGCAGGGATCAAGCATCAGGAAAGCACCACTTAGTTCGAATAAGGCGGATATCGTGGTAGGTCTTGATGCTGAGCTGACGACTATCTTGGAGGGGCTCACTGGACTGCCGCTTGGACTAGAAATAGTGACAATTTCTGGGATGGGCGGCATTGGTAAGACAACTCTTGCTAGAAAAGCTTTTAATGATCCTTATACTGTTTATCACTTCTATTGTCGTGCATGGATAACAGTATCCCAAGTCTATCAAGTGAGAGATTTGTTACTAGGCCTTTTGAGCTCCATTGCACGGTCCACTGATAAAATGGTTGAGAAGAGCAATGCTCAATTAGCTGAAGTTGTATACAGAAGTTTGAAAGGTATGAGGTATATGATTGTTATGGATGACATGTGGAGTATTGATGCTTGGAATGATATCAAAAGATGTTTTCCTGATGACAAAAATGGAAGTAGAATAGTAGTTACAACTCGGTTCATGGAGATAGCAACAAATGTGAGTCCCAAAAAGCCACCTCATTGCATGAACCTTCTCAATACAGAACAAAGCTGGGAACTATTGGAAATGCTCATCTTCGGGACAGCAAGCTGCCCCCAAGAATTGGTAggagttggaaaaaaaatagcTAAGAGATGCCGGGGATTACCTCTAGCTATTGTCGTTGTTGCTGGTGTTCTCTCACGTGTCATCAGGGAATACAATTATTGGAATAATATTGCAGAGGAGGTTAGCTCAGTTGTTTCTACTGATCCAGAAAATTGCTTAGATATACTTGCTTTGAGTTACAATTACTTGCCCCATCACCTGAAAGCCTGCTTCCTCTATATGGGGATTTTCCCTGAAGATTGTGAGATTGAAGTTGCAAAATTGATTAATTTATGGGCTGCAGAGGGCTTCTTATATTTGGATTCAGAGAAACAGTTGGAACAGATTGGAAAGGATTACTTGGAAGACCTTATCGGCAGAAACTTAGTTTTGGTTGAAAAGAAGCGCTTTGGGGAGGAAGTCAAAACTTGTCGCCTCCATGACTTCTTACGGGAATTGTGCTtgaaagaagctcaaaaggagaaCTTCATGCATGTCATACAAAGGAGAAGTGCCAAAGGTGTTCAAACAGGCACGCGTAATCAACGTCGTCTGAGTTTCCATTTGGATCCCTACAGTGATGTGTCTGCAGCACCTGCAATCCCACATGTCTCATCTTTTCTGTGTTTCACACTGGGTGCTAATATAGTACCTGATATTCTATTCTTTCAGTTAGGCTTTAAGTTGCTTAGAGTATTAGACATATTCTTTCTGCATTTCGATTACTTCCCTGATCAAATACTAAAACTGATACATTTGAGGTATCTTGCACTCAATGTTACTTATGAGCTTCCTGCCTCAGTTTCCCAACTGAGGAATCTCCAGACCTTAGTCATTCATGGTCCATGGCTTTGTCGGgaatctggcggtagcccaatATTGTTGCTGGAGTATTGGAGTATGCCTTCACTGAGGCATGTGCATATTACTGCAGCTTGTCATCTAAAGAATCCTTTCACTGTACAAGATAACCTTCCTCGTCCATTTGCTTCAGAACACCTGCAAACTCTCTATAcaatacaattttcatgttgcACAAAGGAAGTTTTCAGTGTCATGCCCCATCTTAAGAAACTGGGAATTTGTGAAACTAAAGAAGACTACAGCACAGACAGTTTGTCACAAGTCCTAAATAATCTTGTTTGCTTGCAAGAACTTGAAACCCTGGAGTGTTCCTTCCACGCACAAAATAGAGAAGTGCGAAAGAATTTGGGCTTGGCTGCTTTGCCAGTGACTATTAAGCATTTGAGTTTGAGTTGGAGTTACTTACCATGGGAAGATATGACCTTTATTGCCATGTTGCCCAACCTTGAGGTGCTTAAACTCAAAAATTATGCTTTCCAAGGGCCTAAATGGGAGCCAACTGAAGAAGGTTTTCATAGTCTAAAGCACTTGCTAATTGAAAACACTGATTTGATTCATTGGGAAGCAATAATAGTTCGGCACTTTCCGTGCCTTCAACATCTTGTTCTGAAATCATGCAAGCTCTTGGAGGAGATCCCTTTTGGTGTTGAGGAACTTGGTACCCTGCAGCGGCTTGAGGCCCACTATTGTAGTGAACCTATTGAGAATTCTGCtaaagaaattcaagaacaGATTGAAGGCATTGATGTTATTATCAGAAGTGATCG GAATCCAGACTCTGCATAA
- the LOC113752548 gene encoding protein FAR-RED IMPAIRED RESPONSE 1-like — protein sequence MENDLPTHEVQSCRKLDFEDVDLQEINDNALPLCITDGNRGNQIFLPLAIPDDLVPKLDMEFDTEVAAKNFYQKYAKASGFGTRLSKGHKDKNSDLMLDRVFCCSREGKKPKDKRNMIVKCPRPETRCDCSARMKISCRQGEKYRVVQFVAEHNHELSTPSKTHLFRSHRHLTMAHEAEIDMARSCGITPKQSIELMSKQVGGRENLGFIRDDLKNYLRSKRSIPMMQGDTGGVLEYLQGMQLEDPNFFYAIQVDEDDLITNIFWADAKMRTDFAHFGDVVCFDTTYRKHKDGRPIALFVGVNHHKQTTVFGAALLYDETILTFEWLFDTFAKAMMGKIPRTILTDQDGRMATALASQWPTTYHRLCIWHIYQNAATHLADVFKDFQNFATDFSHCIYDYENEDDFFEGWSEMLKTYGLEDNKWLKKMFDIKEKWALVYGRETFCADMTTTQRSESMNSVIKKYVSYKHGLLEFFEHFQRLLDDRRYNESVADFKGNQSTPAMTFSCRILQHAASVYTHEVYENFKEELCKGIDCKWEVDGDLGNQMSYRVTPHGKTSHHLVTYDSSTNSICCSCKKFEFAGFLCSHALKILMTLNIVTIPDAYILKRWTKAAKTGNVHVSSESSPEMELKAKLSFRYKELSYLYMQLMTKASECDEAYQIAKDGFWKMSEQMDACCQGKKKMKEVRIEEHCSVYQDVDTNPSEIAYNKIKGIKVKEKVTYKSSKRPRSALEMATKKRKYKVKEKFSSKRLQEFGISIEDIYNRRNPTNMTQLLQTLDPNLTQGYDLMSSSSIAHHQHQ from the exons ATGGAGAATGATTTGCCAACTCATGAAGTCCAATCATGTCGCAAATTGGACTTTGAAGATGTTGACTTGCAGGAGATAAATGATAATGCCTTACCTCTTTGTATTACTGATGGCAATCGAGGAAAtcaaatttttcttcctttggCTATACCGGATGACTTGGTCCCGAAACTTGACATGGAATTCGATACTGAAGTAGCAGCCAAaaatttttaccaaaaatatgcTAAAGCATCTGGTTTTGGAACTCGATTGAGTAAGGGACATAAAGACAAAAATAGTGATTTGATGTTGGACAGGGTTTTTTGCTGCTCCCGTGAAGGAAAAAAGCCAAAAGACAAACGCAATATGATTGTTAAGTGTCCTCGTCCAGAAACAAGATGTGATTGCAGTGCAAGGATGAAAATTAGCTGTAGACAAGGTGAAAAATACCGTGTTGTGCAATTTGTTGCTGAACATAATCATGAGCTATCAACTCCAAGCAAAACTCATTTATTCAGATCTCATAGACATCTGACAATGGCACACGAAGCTGAAATAGATATGGCCCGAAGTTGCGGAATTACACCAAAACAATCGATTGAACTGATGTCGAAACAAGTTGGTGGACGAGAAAATCTTGGGTTCATTCgagatgatttaaaaaattacttaCGATCCAAAAGATCCATACCAATGATGCAAGGTGACACAGGAGGAGTCTTAGAGTACTTACAAGGCATGCAATTAGAggatccaaattttttttacgCCATTCAAGTAGATGAAGATGACTTGATAACTAACATATTTTGGGCTGATGCAAAGATGAGAACGGATTTTGCTCATTTTGGTGATGTGGTTTGTTTTGATACAACTTATAGAAAACACAAAGATGGGAGGCCAATTGCATTATTCGTTGGTGTAAATCATCATAAACAAACTACTGTTTTTGGGGCTGCTTTATTATATGACGAGACAATTCTGACATTTGAATGGCTGTTTGACACATTTGCTAAGGCTATGATGGGAAAAATACCAAGAACTATTCTTACAGACCAGGACGGAAGAATGGCAACAGCTTTGGCTTCTCAATGGCCAACAACGTATCACCGCTTATGTATATGGCATATCTATCAAAATGCAGCAACGCATCTAGCTGATGTCTttaaagattttcaaaattttgcgaCAGATTTTAGTCACTGCATATATGACTATGAAAATGAGGATGATTTTTTTGAGGGATGGAGTGAAATGCTAAAAACGTATGGTCTGGAAGACAACAAGTGGTTGAAGAAAATGTTTGATATAAAAGAGAAATGGGCTTTAGTGTATGGGAGAGAAACCTTTTGTGCTGATATGACCACAACCCAACGAAGTGAGTCCATGAACAGTGTGATAAAGAAGTATGTAAGTTATAAACATGGCTTACTTGAATTTTTTGAACACTTCCAAAGGCTGTTAGATGATCGTCGCTATAATGAATCTGTAGCAGATTTTAAAGGCAATCAAAGTACGCCGGCAATGACATTTTCTTGTAGGATTTTACAGCATGCAGCAAGTGTATATACACATGAAGTGTATGAAAATTTTAAGGAGGAGCTATGCAAAGGGATTGATTGTAAATGGGAAGTTGATGGTGACTTAGGAAATCAAATGAGTTACAGAGTTACACCACATGGTAAGACTTCCCACCATCTTGTAACTTATGATTCATCCACGAATTCAATTTGTTGTAGTTGTAAGAAATTTGAATTTGCTGGATTTTTGTGTTCACATGCACTAAAAATATTGATGACTCTGAATATTGTAACAATTCCGGATGCATATATATTGAAGAGATGGACAAAAGCAGCTAAAACAGGAAATGTGCATGTTTCCAGTGAAAGTAgcccggaaatggagttaaagGCAAAATTAAGTTTTCGTTACAAAGAATTATCCTATCTATATATGCAGCTGATGACAAAAGCTTCTGAATGTGATGAAGCTTATCAAATTGCTAAAGATGGATTTTGGAAAATGTCAGAACAAATGGATGCATGTTgtcaagggaaaaagaaaatgaaagaagtgCGTATTGAAGAACATTGTAGTGTGTATCAAGATGTTGACACTAATCCATCTGAAATTgcctataataaaataaaaggcatcaaagtgaaagaaaaagtCACCTACAAGTCGAGCAAGAGACCAAGGAGTGCACTAGAAATGGCTACTAAGAAACGCAAGTACAAGGTGAAGGAGAAGTTTTCATCGAAAAGATTACAG GAATTTGGAATTTCAATAGAAGACATCTACAATAGGCGAAATCCCACAAACATGACACAATTATTGCAA ACGTTGGACCCTAACTTAACCCAAGGCTATGATTTGATGTCTTCAAGTTCAATAGCACACCACCAGCATCAATGA